A DNA window from Onthophagus taurus isolate NC chromosome 1, IU_Otau_3.0, whole genome shotgun sequence contains the following coding sequences:
- the LOC111418626 gene encoding RNA exonuclease 1 homolog yields MLPTTGFFKDIDCPFYENTCGRPYCHFRHRKKNQECSEDSQDSTEQSQDVPTYNPTPKSQLQNVRSHIPISYVPDIVVRTERSFRNPPTYTFNNVTYKPTPISELSKNKSNNESGEEQSQLNNTESDVNGIDFGEDIDLTSECALIDDIINDKNDENVNKVEEKKAPDKNDIKSTKEKRKKDEKSKSSKSSSKSSEKSSKSEKSRSKTDSHGSSSSGKHKDKKSSESSDSKRSSKSSSKHKDSKDHHKDKHKDHNENRHKSKHKEKSKDHDRDKSRHKSKISKDKVKSRSKEKHREKKKSESENEEKIITFKEEEINYNDLDDFLDDDDDDLENPTLEEECYRIFNEYKPEPIKLDPSNELQMQQEYIPTPKKRIAHQGADNIIPKITHEPPKPSQNPALTMMNRLKAARQAHANNEQKNIISEVNTMKRSNSSEVEPNKSSKIQKTTKEIIKEQPKKNTSLIDDIINGTSSTSTHVPKACDTLLKPKLKKIAPVQNVYSMQQAKAKIAEIANRNSNSKATPMQTIGKGSKRVAHVPDMSMSDIPDVLQSESKKIPINIRTRYLTLLADECLKLYLLKQDAYTRALNEEVKVTERCSAIVTYRNSAMLSVNRIRKELQEREAKGLGPISPDDTDPSEENSPFKGKKFYQNVSGYLLTEDDLDIHGYPREGPVPGRAIIKAQKSVPKVNLNPNQRLCCRCFKVYMVDQKGFSLYEEECQYHPLKKRTIRGDRIYLCCKSTEETGCATASCHVCETEAELDGYQTTMAPSSENDPRCSAVYALDCEMCYTTKGLELTRVTIVDSDSKTVYESLVKPLHPIVDYNTQFSGITKDQMDRTSTSILQVQANILHLCNSKTILIGHSLESDMKALKIVHSSIIDTSVLFPHRLGLPHKKALRVLASEYLKKIIQNDIGGHDSAEDAITCMELVIWKLKEDLKVRNVKT; encoded by the coding sequence ATGCTTCCTACGACCGGATTTTTTAAAGACATCGACTGTCCTTTCTACGAGAACACGTGCGGTCGTCCTTATTGTCATTTTCGGCATCGGAAGAAAAACCAGGAGTGCTCAGAAGATTCTCAAGATAGTACAGAGCAATCACAAGACGTCCCAACGTATAATCCAACTCCGAAGAGCCAACTGCAAAACGTAAGAAGCCATATACCTATTAGTTACGTTCCAGATATTGTAGTTAGAACAGAAAGGTCTTTCCGGAACCCTCCAACGTATACCTTCAATAACGTTACGTACAAACCAACCCCAATAAGTGAATTGTCTAAGAACAAGAGCAATAATGAAAGTGGTGAAGAACAAAGTCAACTTAATAATACAGAATCAGATGTTAATGGAATTGATTTTGGAGAAGATATTGATTTAACGAGTGAATGTGCCCTAATCGATGATATTATTAATGACAAAAATGATGAGAATGTGAATAAAGTTGAGGAAAAAAAAGCTCCtgataaaaatgatataaaaagtacaaaagaaaaaaggaaaaaagacGAGAAAAGTAAATCTTCAAAATCAAGTTCTAAATCTTCGGAAAAATCAAGTAAAAGCGAAAAATCTCGATCAAAAACAGATAGTCATGGTAGCTCTTCCAGTGGTAAACATAAAGATAAGAAAAGTTCCGAAAGTAGTGATAGTAAAAGAAGTTCAAAAAGTTCTAGTAAGCATAAAGATTCAAAAGATCATCATAAAGACAAACATAAAGATCACAATGAAAATAGACACAAAAGTAAACATAAAGAAAAATCGAAAGATCACGATCGAGATAAATCAAGgcacaaatcaaaaatttccaaaGATAAAGTGAAAAGTAGATCAAAAGAGAAACATcgtgaaaagaaaaaatctgaAAGCGAAAACGAggagaaaatcattacatttaaagaagaagagaTTAATTATAACGATTTAGACGACTTTTTAGACGATGATGACGACGACCTTGAAAATCCCACATTAGAAGAGGAATGTTATAGAATTTTCAATGAGTACAAACCGGAACCGATAAAACTTGATCCATCAAATGAACTTCAAATGCAACAAGAGTACATTCCGACGCCGAAAAAACGAATTGCACATCAAGGAGCAGATAATATTATTCCTAAAATCACTCACGAACCTCCAAAACCATCTCAAAATCCCGCTTTAACGATGATGAATCGACTAAAGGCAGCGCGGCAAGCTCACGCCAATAACgagcaaaaaaatattatttcagaAGTAAACACCATGAAAAGATCAAATTCCTCTGAAGTTGAACCCAATAAAAGttcgaaaattcaaaaaaccacaaaagaaataattaaggAACAACCAAAAAAGAATACATCTTTAATCGATGACATAATTAACGGGACATCATCAACATCAACCCACGTTCCTAAAGCCTGTGATACGCTTTTAAAAccgaaattgaaaaaaatagcaCCAGTGCAAAATGTTTATTCGATGCAACAAGCGAAAGCAAAAATTGCAGAAATCGCAAATCGTAATAGTAATTCAAAAGCAACCCCTATGCAAACAATCGGTAAAGGTTCTAAAAGAGTTGCTCACGTTCCCGATATGTCAATGAGTGATATACCCGATGTTTTACAATCGGAGAGTAAAAAAATTCCAATAAACATTCGAACTAGGTATTTAACACTTTTAGCGGACGAGTGcctaaaattgtatttattaaaacaagatGCTTACACGCGAGCGTTAAACGAAGAGGTTAAAGTAACTGAACGATGCTCGGCTATTGTAACTTATCGAAATTCCGCAATGTTAAGCGTAAATAGGATTAGGAAAGAATTACAAGAACGCGAAGCAAAAGGTTTAGGACCTATCTCTCCTGATGATACGGATCCGAGCGAAGAAAACTCGCCGTTCAAAGGtaaaaagttttatcaaaacgTTTCTGGGTATTTACTAACTGAGGATGATTTGGATATTCATGGTTATCCAAGGGAAGGTCCCGTACCCGGAAGGGCGATAATAAAAGCGCAAAAGTCAGTACCAAAAGTGAATTTAAATCCGAACCAAAGATTATGTTGTAGATGTTTTAAAGTGTACATGGTGGATCAGAAAGGGTTTTCTCTTTACGAAGAAGAGTGTCAATATCATCCGTTAAAAAAGCGGACGATAAGAGGTGATCGGATTTATTTGTGTTGTAAAAGTACCGAAGAAACAGGATGCGCGACCGCTTCTTGTCACGTTTGCGAAACAGAAGCGGAACTCGACGGATACCAAACGACAATGGCACCCTCGTCAGAAAATGATCCGAGATGTTCTGCCGTTTATGCTTTAGATTGCGAAATGTGTTACACCACCAAAGGATTAGAATTAACAAGAGTAACAATCGTTGATTCTGATTCAAAAACTGTTTACGAATCTTTGGTAAAACCTCTACATCCCATCGTTGACTACAACACTCAATTTTCCGGTATTACAAAAGACCAAATGGACAGAACCAGTACAAGTATTCTGCAAGTGCAGGCAAACATATTGCATTTATGTAATTCCAAGACTATTCTGATTGGGCACAGCTTAGAATCGGATATGAAAgcattaaaaattgttcattcaTCGATTATTGATACGTCAGTTTTGTTTCCGCACAGACTGGGACTTCCACATAAGAAAGCATTACGGGTTTTGGCGAGTGAATacttgaagaaaataattcaaaacgaCATTGGGGGTCATGACAGCGCAGAAGACGCCATCACCTGTATGGAACTTGTGATATGGAAGTTAAAAGAGGACCTTAAAGTTCGCAATGTCAAGACTTGA